In bacterium, the following proteins share a genomic window:
- a CDS encoding glycosyltransferase translates to MPMLSLVIPTRNRQSCAEFAIRVALEECHDVQVVVSDNSDTNELRGRICDLAEDPRVIYIYTPELMSVVENFERALQFAIGEYVMFLGDDDTVGPEIMRIVKWAQRLGIETVNYKHQGTVLHYFWPGVRSQRWGKALAGSLVLSRFTGTTQMVDHHSDIEEALSDLGAGPMSLPRVYLGIVARSLLARVRAKYGSVFGGVSPDIFSSHLIAEESRSSAVVDFPFVIPGAFSASTSAQRAARTDVGSIRSTEHIQRFKQLDWDPMVPCFYSPYTVWAFTHLAAVALTPRYSKSISFESLYAKCLLRSPGHVRETMAAWKVWAQDVGVLSALGKVMRQLVLEISTTVVRLMKTLLRGKPGGAAFQYGGIPDTRGALRMMERHLCSRRVELKLSEENFLGRA, encoded by the coding sequence ATGCCGATGCTTTCGCTCGTTATCCCGACTCGCAATCGCCAGAGTTGTGCAGAGTTCGCGATCCGTGTGGCGCTAGAGGAGTGCCATGACGTCCAGGTTGTGGTGTCCGACAACAGCGATACAAACGAGTTGCGGGGGCGGATCTGTGACTTGGCAGAGGATCCCCGTGTTATCTATATCTACACGCCTGAGCTCATGAGCGTTGTGGAGAACTTCGAGCGGGCGCTTCAGTTCGCAATTGGCGAGTATGTTATGTTTTTGGGCGACGACGACACGGTGGGCCCTGAAATAATGCGCATAGTCAAGTGGGCACAGCGGCTGGGTATTGAGACGGTCAACTATAAGCATCAGGGTACGGTGCTTCACTATTTCTGGCCCGGCGTGCGGTCGCAGCGATGGGGGAAAGCGTTGGCAGGAAGCCTCGTGCTCTCACGTTTTACGGGGACGACGCAAATGGTGGATCATCACAGTGACATCGAAGAGGCGCTTAGCGATCTGGGTGCCGGTCCTATGTCGTTGCCGCGGGTCTATCTTGGTATCGTGGCGCGATCACTGCTGGCGCGTGTTCGAGCAAAATATGGCAGTGTTTTTGGCGGTGTCAGCCCAGACATCTTCAGCAGTCATCTCATTGCCGAGGAGTCGCGCTCAAGCGCGGTAGTAGATTTTCCCTTCGTAATCCCGGGGGCTTTCTCCGCGAGCACATCGGCACAGCGTGCAGCCCGAACCGATGTTGGCTCCATCAGGAGCACCGAACATATACAACGGTTCAAGCAGTTAGATTGGGATCCGATGGTCCCCTGCTTTTATTCCCCCTATACTGTTTGGGCATTCACTCATCTGGCTGCAGTGGCGTTGACTCCACGATACAGCAAGTCTATTTCCTTCGAGAGTCTTTACGCAAAGTGCCTGCTTCGATCTCCTGGGCATGTAAGGGAAACAATGGCCGCCTGGAAAGTATGGGCGCAGGACGTTGGTGTTCTTTCGGCGCTGGGTAAGGTGATGCGACAACTCGTCTTAGAGATTTCCACGACTGTCGTAAGATTGATGAAGACGCTTCTCCGGGGTAAGCCTGGGGGCGCTGCTTTCCAATATGGCGGAATTCCGGACACGCGGGGTGCTTTGCGGATGATGGAACGTCATCTTTGTTCGA